The following are from one region of the Stenotrophomonas lactitubi genome:
- a CDS encoding acetyltransferase has protein sequence MTTLRPSRATDGDALVDLWRRAVDATHDFLSAEDRQAIDAEVAGFLPHAPLVVAVDDQDRPQGFMLIDGSHMEALFIDPDVRGTGIGRQLLLHAVARHPQLTTDVNAQNAQAVGFYQRMGFTETGRSPVDSQGRPYPLIHLRHQG, from the coding sequence ATGACCACCCTGCGCCCTTCCCGCGCTACCGATGGCGACGCTCTCGTCGACCTCTGGCGCCGGGCCGTCGACGCCACCCATGACTTCCTCAGTGCCGAAGACCGCCAGGCCATCGACGCCGAAGTCGCCGGCTTCCTGCCGCACGCCCCGCTGGTCGTGGCAGTCGACGACCAAGACCGGCCGCAGGGTTTCATGCTGATCGACGGCTCGCACATGGAAGCGTTGTTCATCGATCCCGACGTGCGCGGAACCGGCATCGGCCGCCAGTTGCTGCTGCATGCGGTGGCCCGGCACCCGCAACTGACCACCGACGTCAATGCGCAGAATGCACAGGCTGTGGGCTTCTATCAGCGCATGGGTTTCACTGAAACCGGCCGCTCGCCGGTGGATTCGCAGGGTCGTCCATATCCCCTCATTCACCTTCGCCATCAAGGCTGA
- the tadA gene encoding tRNA adenosine(34) deaminase TadA produces MTDTLGVPVHDADEHWMRHALALAERAQREFDEIPVGAVLVGADGQLLGEGWNLNIASHDPSAHAEIVAMREGGRMLANHRLIGSTLYVTLEPCAMCAMAIVHARVARLVYGASDPKTGACGSVFDLVGDARHNHRVEVHAGVLAKEASNRLTNYFRAKRGKPPLLLEDRAGEG; encoded by the coding sequence ATGACCGACACCCTGGGCGTGCCCGTGCACGACGCCGACGAGCACTGGATGCGTCACGCGTTGGCATTGGCCGAACGCGCACAGCGTGAGTTCGACGAGATCCCGGTCGGCGCGGTGCTGGTGGGCGCAGACGGTCAGCTGCTGGGCGAGGGCTGGAACCTCAACATTGCCTCGCACGATCCCAGTGCGCATGCCGAGATCGTGGCCATGCGCGAGGGCGGGCGGATGCTGGCCAATCACCGCCTGATCGGCAGCACCCTGTATGTCACCCTGGAGCCGTGCGCGATGTGCGCGATGGCGATCGTGCATGCCCGTGTGGCGCGCCTGGTCTACGGTGCCAGCGATCCCAAGACGGGTGCCTGTGGCAGCGTGTTCGATCTGGTCGGTGATGCCCGCCACAATCACCGGGTCGAGGTCCATGCCGGCGTGCTGGCCAAGGAGGCGAGCAACCGCCTGACCAACTATTTCCGGGCCAAGCGCGGCAAGCCGCCGCTGCTGCTGGAGGACCGCGCTGGCGAGGGCTGA
- a CDS encoding XVIPCD domain-containing protein: MTLDSQDYAALSNDAYRDLKVGRRAPGQEEHVALNGHDYKVLEHVSNRFNGYQGTIYQRVDTQEIVVSHRGTEQIARDGLLADGGMVVTRYNVQAADALALTQRALAYAAKEGRDLGQAPEVTVTGHSLGGALAQISAHHYNLKGETFNAYGAASLGYRIPEGGTSVVNHVMAADPVSAASPHFGQVRVYATPREIDTLGDWGFSNSRLRILIPDSALGAAANSFGSHKLVNFLGDDSVLGRPETQALARDNVKMIDEYRDKMELLRSGVTTGTRGLPGGVKDLFDHLRGPLEPGEPARREAERQGLPLGMLRIDDAGHAGNPLFNDALRGVHAQDARVGRMPDGMSAQLAGSLAAEMHAAGGQRIDEVLMSADASRSFALQGQGGDPGHLRVSVDTTRAMNTPLEQSSLRIDQQAASQALAREQQLEQAQTTQRSLHA, from the coding sequence GTGACCCTCGACAGCCAGGACTACGCCGCGCTGTCCAACGATGCCTACCGCGACCTGAAAGTCGGTCGCCGCGCCCCCGGGCAGGAAGAGCATGTAGCGCTCAACGGGCATGACTACAAAGTGCTCGAGCATGTCAGCAATCGCTTCAATGGCTATCAAGGCACGATCTATCAGCGCGTGGACACGCAGGAGATCGTGGTCTCCCATCGCGGCACCGAGCAGATCGCGCGCGATGGCCTTCTTGCCGACGGCGGCATGGTGGTCACCCGCTACAACGTGCAGGCCGCAGACGCGCTTGCACTGACCCAACGCGCCCTCGCCTACGCTGCCAAAGAAGGGCGCGACCTCGGCCAGGCGCCGGAGGTGACCGTCACCGGCCATTCGCTGGGCGGGGCGCTGGCCCAGATCAGCGCACACCACTACAACCTGAAAGGCGAGACCTTCAACGCCTATGGTGCGGCCAGTCTTGGCTACCGCATCCCCGAAGGCGGCACCAGCGTGGTCAACCACGTCATGGCTGCCGACCCGGTCAGTGCTGCCTCGCCGCACTTCGGCCAGGTGCGTGTTTACGCCACGCCCCGGGAGATCGACACGCTGGGTGATTGGGGCTTCAGCAACAGCCGTCTGCGCATCCTGATTCCCGACAGCGCACTGGGCGCGGCCGCCAATTCCTTCGGTTCACACAAGCTGGTCAATTTCCTCGGCGACGACTCGGTGCTGGGCAGGCCAGAGACACAGGCGTTGGCGCGCGACAACGTCAAGATGATCGACGAATACCGGGACAAGATGGAGCTGCTGCGCAGTGGCGTCACCACCGGTACGCGCGGCCTGCCGGGCGGAGTGAAGGATCTCTTCGACCATCTGCGCGGCCCGCTGGAACCGGGCGAACCCGCACGCCGCGAAGCGGAACGGCAGGGGCTCCCCCTCGGCATGCTGCGCATCGACGACGCCGGTCACGCTGGCAACCCCTTGTTCAACGACGCCCTGCGCGGCGTGCACGCACAGGACGCCCGCGTCGGCCGCATGCCCGATGGCATGAGCGCGCAGCTGGCAGGCTCCCTGGCTGCAGAGATGCATGCCGCCGGAGGACAGCGTATCGACGAGGTGCTGATGAGTGCCGACGCGTCACGCAGCTTCGCCCTGCAGGGCCAGGGCGGCGACCCCGGCCATCTGCGCGTGTCGGTCGACACTACCCGTGCGATGAACACGCCGCTTGAGCAGAGCAGCCTGCGTATCGACCAGCAGGCTGCCAGCCAGGCCTTGGCGCGCGAGCAGCAGCTGGAACAGGCCCAGACGACCCAGCGCAGCCTGCACGCCTGA
- a CDS encoding DUF4189 domain-containing protein translates to MKAKALFTLFLLGASHAAFAEGGCPAGQYPIGGQGVQGCAPIPNAGSGGGDLRPNGRWIKTWGAISMSDATGSMGASVGKRSKSEAEKEARGRCATYGATDCSTAITYKNQCVAYADPEKGSNGRISISAGPSKEVASAEVLKYCASRGGGACVIRYTDCTEPLFKSF, encoded by the coding sequence ATGAAGGCGAAGGCACTATTTACCTTGTTTCTTCTCGGTGCCTCGCATGCTGCCTTTGCTGAAGGTGGCTGTCCTGCTGGTCAATATCCCATCGGTGGACAGGGTGTGCAGGGCTGCGCGCCGATTCCGAATGCTGGAAGCGGCGGTGGTGATTTGCGCCCTAATGGGCGATGGATCAAGACTTGGGGGGCAATTTCCATGTCGGACGCTACAGGCAGCATGGGCGCGTCGGTTGGAAAACGCTCCAAGTCAGAGGCGGAGAAGGAGGCGCGGGGTCGCTGCGCAACATACGGCGCCACTGACTGCTCGACAGCTATTACATACAAGAACCAGTGTGTTGCTTACGCGGATCCAGAAAAGGGAAGCAATGGCCGCATTTCCATATCTGCTGGGCCTTCAAAGGAAGTTGCTTCCGCTGAAGTATTGAAGTATTGCGCTTCCAGAGGCGGCGGGGCGTGTGTAATTCGTTATACCGACTGCACCGAACCCCTTTTCAAGTCATTCTGA
- a CDS encoding DUF4189 domain-containing protein — MLTLISVWGGLSLPSKLALASRTVASVEPTPAGSDQGCRHRNMESSSMQALVKFTLTLAVFFAGGSVAFAEGGCPAGQYPIGGQGVQGCAPIPSAGSGGGDLRPNGRWTKTWGAISISPSTLDVGTSVGQKSKAAAFAEAKARCSTYGAKDCGENFSYKNQCVAAAAPAGGRRGGVYYSTAATKELAVERATQACKQGGGASDACAVSYSDCTEPTFHSY; from the coding sequence ATGCTAACGCTAATCTCGGTATGGGGAGGGTTGTCACTCCCCAGCAAACTGGCCCTAGCAAGCAGGACAGTGGCCTCCGTGGAGCCTACTCCGGCGGGCAGTGATCAAGGTTGTAGGCATAGGAATATGGAGTCGAGCAGCATGCAAGCATTGGTCAAGTTCACACTCACTCTTGCTGTCTTCTTTGCCGGCGGATCTGTTGCCTTTGCAGAAGGGGGCTGTCCAGCTGGGCAGTACCCGATCGGTGGGCAAGGTGTTCAGGGCTGCGCGCCGATACCAAGTGCTGGGAGCGGCGGAGGCGATTTGCGCCCGAATGGCCGCTGGACCAAGACGTGGGGCGCAATTTCAATTTCGCCTTCGACTCTTGATGTGGGAACTTCGGTAGGACAAAAATCCAAGGCCGCAGCATTTGCGGAAGCGAAAGCGCGATGCTCCACATACGGCGCGAAAGACTGCGGCGAGAATTTTTCATACAAGAATCAGTGTGTCGCTGCTGCCGCTCCTGCAGGGGGAAGAAGGGGGGGGGTGTATTATTCGACCGCAGCGACCAAAGAGCTTGCCGTTGAGCGAGCGACACAAGCCTGTAAACAAGGTGGTGGCGCAAGCGACGCGTGTGCAGTGTCTTACTCTGATTGTACTGAGCCAACATTTCATAGCTATTGA
- a CDS encoding GNAT family N-acetyltransferase: MLSIRPELPADTAGIHSLTEAAFRNAPHSSHTEHHIVDALRERGELSISLVAEDAGRLVGHVAISPVSVQDGSQGWFGLGPISVLPEQQGHGVGTALMRAAIEALRVQGARGCVLLGEPGYYGRFGFRAVPDLVLPGVPAEYFQTLCLQPPMAQGEVRYSPAFDAVG; this comes from the coding sequence ATGCTTTCCATCCGCCCTGAACTGCCCGCAGACACTGCTGGAATCCACTCGCTGACCGAGGCGGCCTTCCGCAACGCACCGCACAGCAGCCACACCGAACACCACATCGTCGATGCATTGCGTGAGCGTGGCGAGTTGAGCATCTCGCTGGTGGCGGAGGATGCCGGCCGACTGGTCGGTCATGTCGCGATTTCCCCGGTCAGTGTGCAGGACGGCAGCCAGGGCTGGTTCGGGCTCGGGCCGATTTCGGTGCTGCCGGAGCAGCAGGGACATGGCGTGGGCACGGCATTGATGCGGGCCGCGATCGAGGCGTTGCGCGTGCAGGGCGCGCGGGGCTGCGTGCTGTTGGGCGAGCCAGGCTATTACGGGCGTTTTGGTTTTCGTGCCGTGCCGGATCTGGTGCTGCCGGGCGTGCCGGCGGAATACTTCCAGACGCTGTGCCTGCAGCCGCCGATGGCGCAGGGCGAGGTACGTTACTCGCCGGCGTTCGACGCGGTCGGTTGA
- a CDS encoding DUF4189 domain-containing protein — protein sequence MSSTGSPYSNRPSWAQTVRGVAMDARGDTFISNSMRSRGKAKRASMKECREFGKGECTLATLFQAQCVAVAHAGLGTETTSVVAAMSEQGAVIVAMQQCSAKAAWRQMPQDQCRIANTACTADLFIR from the coding sequence GTGAGCAGCACAGGCTCGCCGTACAGCAATCGCCCCAGCTGGGCGCAGACCGTGCGCGGCGTGGCGATGGATGCCCGCGGCGACACGTTCATCAGCAACTCGATGCGTTCGCGGGGCAAGGCCAAGCGCGCGTCCATGAAGGAGTGCAGGGAATTCGGCAAGGGTGAATGCACGTTGGCGACCCTGTTCCAGGCGCAGTGCGTGGCGGTCGCACACGCAGGGCTGGGTACTGAAACCACTAGCGTCGTCGCAGCCATGTCCGAACAGGGTGCGGTCATTGTCGCGATGCAGCAATGCAGCGCGAAGGCTGCATGGCGGCAGATGCCACAGGATCAATGCAGGATCGCCAACACGGCCTGCACCGCGGATCTGTTCATCAGGTAG
- a CDS encoding DUF4189 domain-containing protein produces MKKMKALLTLSLLALSCAAYAEGGCPAGQYPVGGQGVQGCAPIPGGGGGGDLQPNGRWIKTWGAIYQSDATGAMGASVGKRTKAEAEKEAKDRCTTYGASDCTALIAYKNQCVAYAYPKKSSAGGRVSAVRGPTKEVASTEVLKLCAARNENQCEVLYSDCTEPLFHSY; encoded by the coding sequence ATGAAGAAGATGAAGGCACTCCTTACTCTCTCTCTTCTCGCTTTGTCCTGTGCAGCCTACGCAGAGGGAGGGTGTCCGGCTGGGCAGTATCCAGTTGGAGGGCAGGGTGTTCAAGGCTGCGCCCCGATTCCGGGAGGAGGTGGTGGTGGTGATCTGCAACCGAACGGTCGTTGGATTAAGACCTGGGGAGCGATCTACCAGTCTGACGCTACGGGTGCCATGGGGGCATCTGTTGGGAAGCGAACCAAAGCAGAAGCAGAGAAGGAAGCAAAGGATCGCTGTACTACCTACGGCGCTAGCGACTGTACGGCTTTGATCGCCTATAAGAATCAGTGTGTTGCATATGCATATCCGAAAAAGAGCAGCGCGGGGGGGCGAGTTTCTGCCGTGAGGGGGCCAACAAAGGAAGTTGCTTCGACTGAAGTGCTAAAGCTCTGCGCAGCTCGTAACGAAAACCAGTGTGAAGTTCTGTACAGCGATTGCACGGAGCCACTTTTTCACTCTTATTGA
- a CDS encoding alkene reductase, producing MLFTPHRLGALTLPNRIVMPPMTRSRAAAGNVATAEMAEYYAQRAGAGLIVSEGTQISPQGQGYAWTPGIHSEAQVQGWRRVTDAVHAAGGRIYAQLWHVGRVSHVALQPDGAAPVSSSALLAEGVKVFVDPTGAGPESGVGEMIQHSMPRALGEDEIPGIVADYAQATRNALAAGFDGVELHGANGYLINQFIDSQANQRTDGYGGALQNRLRFLREAVQAVVDVAGGERVGVRLAPLTTLQGAVDDTPQATYLAAAHLLGELGVGYLHIAEADWEDAPLMPVAFKQALRMIYPGTLIYAGKYTAERAGQALAEGWADLIGFGRPFIANPDLPERLRTGAVLNSPDRATYFGGGSVGFTDYPTLEEAVEA from the coding sequence ATGTTGTTCACCCCCCACCGCCTGGGCGCGCTGACGCTGCCCAACCGCATCGTGATGCCGCCGATGACCCGCTCGCGTGCGGCTGCCGGCAATGTCGCCACCGCAGAGATGGCCGAGTACTACGCCCAGCGTGCCGGTGCCGGCCTGATCGTCAGCGAAGGCACCCAGATCAGCCCGCAGGGCCAGGGCTATGCCTGGACCCCTGGCATCCACAGCGAAGCGCAGGTGCAGGGCTGGCGCAGGGTCACCGATGCCGTGCACGCGGCCGGTGGTCGCATCTATGCCCAGCTCTGGCATGTAGGCCGGGTGTCCCATGTTGCTCTGCAGCCGGACGGCGCGGCGCCGGTCTCTTCCTCGGCACTGCTGGCCGAAGGGGTGAAGGTCTTTGTCGACCCCACCGGCGCCGGTCCGGAATCCGGCGTGGGCGAGATGATCCAGCACTCGATGCCGCGCGCGCTGGGTGAGGACGAGATCCCGGGCATCGTGGCCGACTATGCGCAGGCGACCCGCAATGCACTGGCCGCTGGCTTTGATGGCGTTGAGTTGCACGGTGCCAACGGCTACCTGATCAACCAGTTCATCGACTCGCAGGCCAATCAGCGTACCGATGGCTACGGCGGCGCGCTGCAGAATCGCCTGCGCTTTCTGCGCGAGGCGGTGCAGGCGGTGGTCGATGTCGCTGGCGGCGAGCGTGTCGGCGTGCGTCTGGCGCCGTTGACCACGCTGCAGGGGGCGGTGGACGACACGCCGCAGGCGACCTATCTGGCTGCCGCGCACCTGCTGGGCGAGCTGGGTGTGGGATACCTGCACATCGCCGAGGCCGACTGGGAGGATGCCCCGTTGATGCCGGTGGCGTTCAAGCAGGCGCTGCGGATGATCTATCCGGGCACGTTGATCTACGCCGGCAAGTACACCGCGGAGCGTGCCGGGCAGGCGCTGGCGGAAGGCTGGGCCGACCTGATCGGCTTCGGCCGGCCGTTCATCGCCAACCCGGATCTGCCTGAGCGCCTGCGCACCGGCGCGGTGTTGAATTCGCCGGATCGCGCGACGTACTTCGGTGGTGGCTCGGTCGGATTTACCGATTATCCGACGCTGGAAGAGGCCGTGGAGGCCTGA
- a CDS encoding mechanosensitive ion channel family protein: MIAAAPPSPATTSWFHSLDWERLLETYGVPLLAAIVVFLVGMWVARRLSNAMPRATTRMGMDPMLGNFLRNVVYATSLVIVVLLAIDTLGVRITPLLAVLGTAGLAVGLALKDSLSNIASGVMLVTLRPFRVGDVVTIAGQTGTVREVRIFQTVITGADNQHTTIPNTLITAAPIINLTAEPTRRVELVVGIGYEDNIQLARDTALALMKADPRVLQTPAPDVVVYELGAHAINLGIRCYVKSADHFGTKVTLLEQIKLGYDKAGINIPYPQQDMHLYLHGKDGGVVEADALVRDRP, translated from the coding sequence ATGATCGCCGCTGCCCCACCCTCGCCCGCCACGACGTCCTGGTTCCATTCGCTCGACTGGGAGCGTCTGCTGGAAACCTACGGCGTGCCGTTGCTCGCTGCCATCGTCGTGTTTCTGGTCGGGATGTGGGTCGCACGCCGACTGTCCAATGCGATGCCGCGCGCGACCACGCGCATGGGCATGGACCCGATGCTGGGCAACTTCCTGCGCAACGTGGTGTACGCCACCTCGCTGGTGATCGTAGTGCTGCTGGCCATCGATACGCTCGGCGTAAGGATCACTCCGCTGCTGGCCGTGCTCGGCACCGCCGGTCTGGCCGTTGGCCTGGCACTGAAGGATTCGCTGTCGAACATTGCCTCGGGCGTGATGCTGGTGACCCTGCGCCCGTTCCGCGTGGGCGACGTGGTGACCATCGCCGGGCAGACCGGCACCGTGCGCGAAGTACGCATTTTCCAGACCGTGATCACCGGTGCCGACAACCAGCACACCACCATTCCGAACACGCTGATCACCGCCGCACCGATCATCAACCTTACGGCAGAGCCCACCCGCCGCGTCGAACTGGTGGTGGGCATCGGTTACGAAGACAACATCCAGCTGGCCCGCGATACCGCACTGGCGCTGATGAAGGCCGACCCGCGCGTGCTGCAGACGCCCGCACCGGACGTGGTGGTGTACGAGCTGGGTGCGCACGCGATCAACCTGGGCATCCGCTGCTACGTGAAATCGGCCGATCACTTCGGCACCAAGGTCACCCTGCTGGAGCAGATCAAGCTGGGCTACGACAAGGCCGGCATCAACATCCCGTATCCGCAGCAGGACATGCACCTGTACCTGCATGGCAAGGATGGCGGCGTGGTCGAGGCAGACGCACTGGTGCGCGACAGGCCCTGA
- the orn gene encoding oligoribonuclease, whose translation MAENGAANERLIWIDLEMTGLDTDNDSIIEIATVVTDAQLNVLAEGPEFAIHHPLETLEAMDEWNRNQHRRSGLWQRVIDSTTTLGQAEAQTVAFLAQWIPAGVSPMSGNSICQDRRFLHRQMPRLEKYFHYRNLDVSTVKELAKRWAPTVAAGVGKNSNHTALSDVHDSINELRHYRQFMGALSGLPTP comes from the coding sequence ATGGCAGAGAACGGCGCGGCCAACGAGCGACTGATCTGGATCGACCTGGAAATGACCGGGTTGGATACCGACAACGATTCGATCATCGAGATCGCCACCGTGGTCACCGATGCCCAGCTCAACGTGCTGGCCGAGGGCCCGGAGTTCGCCATCCACCATCCGCTGGAAACACTGGAAGCGATGGACGAGTGGAACCGCAACCAGCATCGTCGTTCGGGCCTGTGGCAGCGTGTCATCGACAGCACCACGACGCTCGGCCAGGCCGAAGCGCAGACAGTCGCCTTCCTGGCGCAGTGGATTCCGGCCGGCGTGTCGCCGATGTCGGGCAACTCCATCTGCCAGGACCGCCGCTTCCTGCACCGGCAGATGCCGCGGCTGGAGAAGTACTTCCACTACCGAAACCTGGACGTGTCCACGGTGAAGGAACTGGCCAAGCGCTGGGCGCCGACCGTGGCCGCTGGCGTGGGCAAGAACAGCAACCACACCGCGCTGAGCGATGTGCACGATTCGATCAACGAACTGCGCCACTACCGCCAGTTCATGGGCGCACTGTCGGGCCTGCCGACCCCTTGA
- a CDS encoding TrbL/VirB6 family protein, with protein sequence MNIALIASFDFSGGLHELLGYAVRIQSIGDFMFFRLILEFLQDRINDFGIKLLGNMMKWVGFMALTLMTLWVLIQGFRIVTGRSRDSMMVLVTNMARAALIVSVATTMAMFGQNVQDFLNKDVKGLISHVVTGKDDPPEKQIDQSLAWMQVALSSIDAIQVLKDESLQGQKTQAQIFIGLGTGGPAITAGAMLLLYQIAMALFIGLGPLFILCLLFEQTKQLFQRWLFYGIGTMFSMAVLAAMVSIALDMVIRVAGSFWATALVDKYLLDGALADGMTSQAMQQGGMGLILTTLILTAPPMAAMFFQGTLGTFMAYSQIGGGAAGAPSSDGRPAGTYTPSAPSKGEADSGSRDANANLGMGRVVTPQQTGPSKQDSGLRGAYSGGQ encoded by the coding sequence ATGAACATCGCGCTGATTGCCAGCTTTGACTTCTCGGGAGGCCTGCACGAGTTGCTTGGATATGCCGTACGCATCCAATCAATCGGCGACTTCATGTTCTTCCGGCTGATCCTGGAGTTCCTCCAGGACCGTATCAATGACTTTGGCATCAAGCTGCTGGGCAACATGATGAAGTGGGTTGGCTTCATGGCTCTCACCCTCATGACGCTGTGGGTGCTGATCCAGGGATTCCGCATCGTCACAGGGCGCAGCCGAGATTCAATGATGGTGCTGGTTACCAATATGGCGCGTGCCGCGCTGATCGTCAGCGTGGCCACTACCATGGCGATGTTCGGTCAGAACGTGCAGGACTTCCTCAACAAGGATGTGAAGGGGCTGATCTCCCACGTGGTGACCGGTAAGGACGACCCGCCGGAAAAGCAGATCGACCAATCCCTTGCCTGGATGCAGGTCGCCCTGTCCAGCATCGACGCGATCCAGGTGCTGAAGGACGAAAGCCTGCAGGGTCAGAAAACCCAGGCGCAGATCTTCATCGGATTGGGTACCGGTGGTCCAGCGATTACCGCGGGCGCGATGTTGCTGCTGTACCAGATCGCGATGGCACTGTTCATCGGCTTGGGACCACTGTTCATTCTTTGCCTACTGTTCGAGCAGACCAAGCAGTTGTTCCAGCGATGGTTGTTCTACGGAATCGGAACGATGTTCTCGATGGCGGTTCTGGCAGCGATGGTGTCGATCGCGCTGGACATGGTCATCCGCGTTGCAGGTTCGTTCTGGGCGACAGCGTTGGTGGACAAGTATCTGCTTGACGGCGCACTGGCCGACGGCATGACCAGCCAGGCCATGCAACAGGGCGGTATGGGGCTGATTCTCACCACCTTGATCCTGACTGCGCCCCCAATGGCCGCGATGTTCTTCCAGGGCACACTGGGTACCTTCATGGCATATTCGCAGATAGGCGGCGGTGCCGCCGGTGCGCCGAGTTCGGATGGTAGACCGGCGGGTACCTATACGCCGTCGGCTCCGTCTAAGGGTGAGGCGGACAGTGGATCTCGAGATGCTAACGCTAATCTCGGTATGGGGAGGGTTGTCACTCCCCAGCAAACTGGCCCTAGCAAGCAGGACAGTGGCCTCCGTGGAGCCTACTCCGGCGGGCAGTGA
- a CDS encoding XVIPCD domain-containing protein, with product MSTDRESQLLRQATNAGIDSPLELANFMAQAGHESRGLSRLNESFNYTRGISQIPVEAAWRNGTEALESARQEALRGRPDDLAELMYGGRMGNDAPGDALKYHGRGYLPLTGKESYQRAGTALDLDLVNQPELASQPEHAGRIAVWQWQNRVPEQAREDVREATYAINGAVNGVEDRLKRFEAWQQKLTPDVMDRLARGEVGERAQLPERPRDMSDPAHAGNRLFTDARGHLQQMGPQSGLRSQQELDNTAGALALSAQKAGMSRIDHVVAGTDGRALFAVQGAMGDPAMQRSMVEREAAAQLPLEQSSQQLAAEASSRQEQAASVTREQEQNRPRSL from the coding sequence GTGTCGACCGATAGAGAGTCGCAACTGCTGCGGCAGGCGACCAACGCCGGCATCGACTCCCCCCTTGAACTGGCCAATTTCATGGCTCAGGCAGGGCACGAGTCGCGCGGCTTGAGCCGGCTCAACGAGAGCTTCAACTACACCCGGGGCATCTCGCAGATCCCGGTGGAAGCGGCGTGGCGCAATGGCACCGAGGCGCTGGAGTCCGCGCGCCAGGAAGCCCTGCGAGGGCGTCCGGATGACCTGGCCGAGCTGATGTATGGCGGCCGGATGGGCAACGATGCGCCTGGTGATGCGCTGAAGTACCACGGGCGCGGTTATCTGCCGCTGACCGGCAAGGAAAGCTACCAGCGCGCCGGCACTGCGCTGGACCTGGACCTGGTCAATCAACCCGAGCTGGCGTCGCAGCCGGAACATGCAGGACGCATCGCCGTGTGGCAATGGCAGAACCGTGTGCCGGAGCAGGCGCGCGAGGACGTGCGCGAGGCGACCTACGCCATCAACGGCGCCGTCAACGGGGTGGAGGATCGGCTCAAGCGTTTCGAGGCGTGGCAGCAGAAGCTGACCCCTGACGTGATGGACCGGCTTGCCCGCGGCGAAGTGGGTGAGCGCGCACAGCTGCCTGAGCGCCCGCGCGATATGTCCGATCCGGCCCATGCCGGCAACCGGCTGTTCACCGACGCTCGCGGCCATCTACAGCAGATGGGGCCGCAGAGCGGCCTGCGCAGCCAGCAGGAGCTGGACAATACGGCCGGCGCCCTGGCGCTGAGCGCGCAGAAGGCCGGCATGAGTCGCATCGACCACGTGGTGGCCGGTACCGATGGCAGGGCACTGTTTGCGGTGCAGGGCGCCATGGGGGACCCGGCGATGCAGCGCTCGATGGTGGAGCGTGAGGCCGCCGCCCAGCTGCCGTTGGAGCAGAGCAGCCAGCAGTTGGCGGCCGAAGCCTCTTCCCGCCAGGAACAGGCCGCTTCGGTTACCCGCGAGCAGGAGCAGAACCGCCCGCGATCGCTGTAA
- a CDS encoding EcsC family protein — MNDPILLPRDIAHDAGDWSDLQRAVALLEAPTITARMANLVGTPLEFAVKALPTSVSNRIHGAVQAALSKSVQAALWSMDNTPGKGASTRWHKLAAATSGAVGGAFGFAALFIELPVSTTIMMRAVADVARSEGFDLSQFSTRQACLEVFALGGNSPRDDASETGYYLARGFTTDVMRHLSAELAGRVVTGRDLTLGVAPKEAGKLLAKLVEKVAARFGVVITEKFAAQAVPIVGAAAGATLNTMFTDYYQDMARGHFIVRRLELKYGEEVVRTCYDRIAHGGVLIEPTL; from the coding sequence ATGAATGACCCCATCCTGCTGCCCCGTGATATCGCCCACGACGCCGGCGACTGGTCTGACCTGCAGCGGGCGGTTGCCTTGCTCGAGGCACCCACGATCACCGCACGCATGGCCAACCTGGTCGGGACGCCGCTGGAGTTCGCGGTGAAGGCGCTTCCCACCTCGGTGTCCAACCGCATCCACGGCGCGGTGCAGGCGGCGTTGTCCAAATCCGTGCAGGCCGCGCTGTGGAGCATGGACAACACTCCTGGCAAGGGAGCCTCGACACGTTGGCACAAGCTGGCGGCGGCGACGTCGGGCGCGGTTGGTGGTGCGTTCGGCTTTGCCGCGCTGTTCATCGAGTTGCCAGTGTCGACCACGATCATGATGCGCGCGGTGGCCGATGTGGCCCGCAGCGAAGGCTTCGATCTATCGCAGTTCAGTACCCGCCAGGCCTGCCTGGAGGTGTTCGCACTGGGCGGCAATTCGCCGCGCGACGATGCCAGCGAGACCGGCTACTACCTGGCCCGTGGCTTCACCACCGATGTGATGCGCCACCTGTCGGCCGAACTGGCCGGGCGCGTGGTGACGGGACGCGACCTGACCCTGGGCGTGGCGCCGAAGGAAGCCGGCAAGCTGCTGGCCAAGCTGGTGGAAAAGGTCGCCGCGCGCTTCGGTGTGGTGATCACCGAGAAGTTTGCCGCGCAGGCGGTGCCGATCGTCGGTGCGGCAGCCGGCGCCACGCTCAATACCATGTTCACCGACTACTACCAGGACATGGCCCGTGGCCATTTCATCGTGCGCCGGCTGGAGCTGAAGTACGGCGAGGAAGTGGTGCGCACCTGCTATGACCGCATCGCGCACGGCGGGGTGTTGATCGAGCCGACGTTGTAA